The following coding sequences lie in one Rutidosis leptorrhynchoides isolate AG116_Rl617_1_P2 chromosome 4, CSIRO_AGI_Rlap_v1, whole genome shotgun sequence genomic window:
- the LOC139839365 gene encoding probable aspartyl aminopeptidase gives MATEGISVAGDLVDFLNASPTAFHAVDEAKRRLKVAGYEQIYEKGDWKLEAGKKYFFTRNYSTIVAFAIGKKYVAGNGFHIVGAHTDSPCLKLKPVSKVSKGGYLEVGVQTYGGGLWHTWFDRDLTIAGRMIIKEGKGDCVTYSHHLVRLEEPIMRIPTLAIHLDRGVNEGFKVNTQTHLAPVLATSVKAELNKPVAENGPDGKPKEGPNTSSIQKHHSLLLQLLAAKAGCEPEDICDFELQACDTQPSIIAGAMKEFVFSGRLDNLCMSLCSLKALIDTTASEKSLEDESGVRMVALFDHEEVGSNSAQGAGSPVMFDALTRITTYFSSHAQTLEKATQKSFLVSADMAHALHPNYMDKHEENHQPKLHGGLVIKHNANQRYATNAVTAFIFREIAANHNLPVQDFVVRNDMPCGSTIGPILASGTGIRTVDIGAPQLSMHSIREMCAVDDVKHSYEHLKAFYEDFTSLDAKIAVDK, from the exons ATGGCGACGGAAGGAATCTCAGTCGCAGGCGATCTTGTCGACTTCTTAAACGCTTCTCCAACAGCCTTCCACGCCGTCG ATGAAGCGAAAAGGAGATTAAAAGTAGCAGGGTATGAGCAAATATATGAAAAGGGAGATTGGAAATTAGAAGCTGGAAAGAAGTATTTCTTTACAAGAAATTATTCGACTATTGTTGCTTTTGCTATTGGTAAAAA ATATGTCGCTGGCAATGGATTCCACATAGTAGGTGCTCATACTGATAGTCCTTGTCTTAAATTGAAGCCTGTCTCAAAG GTATCAAAAGGTGGTTATTTGGAAGTTGGCGTTCAGACGTATGGAGGTGGTTTGTGGCATACTTGGTTTGACCGCGACTTAACTATTGCTGGAAGAATGATTATTAAAGAAGGAAAAGGCGACTGTGTAACGTACTCACATCATCTTGTTAGACTCGAGGAACCTATAATGCGAATTCCAACCCTGGCAATTCACCTCGACAG GGGAGTTAATGAAGGATTTAAGGTGAATACGCAAACTCATCTTGCTCCTGTCTTGGCAACCTCTGTTAag GCCGAGCTCAATAAACCAGTTGCTGAGAATGGCCCAGATGGGAAACCCAAAGAAGGCCCGAACACTTCCAGTATCCAGAAGCATCATTCACTTCTTTTGCAG CTTCTTGCAGCAAAAGCTGGCTGTGAACCAGAAGacatttgtgattttgagttacaAGCTTGTGACACTCAACCGAGCATTATTGCTGGTGCAATGAAGGAGTTTGTATTCTCAGGAAGACTTGACAATCTTTGTATGTCTTTATGCTCTTTAAAG GCTTTAATAGACACCACAGCTTCAGAAAAAAGCCTTGAAGACGAGAGTGGTGTAAGAATGGTGGCATTATTTGATCATGAAGAGGTTGGGTCCAATTCAGCACAGGGAGCTGGATCTCCAGTCATGTTTGATGCCCTAACCCGCATTACAACCTACTTTTCCTCTCATGCACAG ACACTAGAAAAGGCAACTCAGAAAAGCTTCCTGGTGTCTGCTGATATGGCACATGCCTTACATCCAAATTATATG GATAAACATGAAGAGAATCATCAACCTAAGTTACATGGTGGCCTTGTGATTAAACACAATGCAAACCAGCGATATGCTACTAATGCTGTTACTGCCTTTATATTCCGGGAAATAGCAGCTAACCACAATCTTCCTGTTCAG GACTTTGTTGTTCGAAACGACATGCCATGTGGCTCAACAATTGGACCCATTCTGGCAAGTGGAACTGGGATTCGGACAGTTGATATTGGAGCTCCACAATTGTCAATGCACAGCATCAGAGAGATGTGTGCAGTCGATGATGTTAAGCATTCGTACGAGCATTTGAAGGCATTTTATGAAGACTTCACTTCTCTTGATGCCAAGATTGCAGTTGACAAGTAG
- the LOC139839580 gene encoding elongation factor 1-delta-like — MAPTFYVGSEAGLKKLDEYLLSRSYITGYQASKDDLTVHAAFTKPPSPQYVNVSRWYNHITALLRISGVFAEGSGVVVDGSAYFPEEAIATPPVAETKGAVDEDDDSDVDLFGEETEEEKKAAEERAAAVKASGKKKESGKSSVLLDVKPWDDETDMQKLEEAVRSVQMEGLHWGASKLVPVGYGIKKLQIMMTIDDDLVSVDSLIEDKLMAEPINEYVQSCDIVAFNKI; from the exons ATGGCTCCTACATTTTATGTTGGTTCTGAGGCTGGGCTTAAAAAGCTTGATGAGTACCTATTGTCCCGTAGTTACATCACCGG GTATCAAGCTTCGAAGGATGACCTCACTGTTCATGCAGCTTTCACAAAACCTCCATCACCACAATATGTGAATGTATCTCGTTGGTATAATCATATCACCGCTCTTTTAAGGATCTC TGGTGTATTCGCTGAAGGCAGTGGCGTTGTTGTTGACGGATCCGCTTATTTCCCGGAGGAGGCTATCGCAACTCCACCCGTTGCTGAGACAAAG GGTGCAGTAGATGAGGATGATGACAGTGATGTGGATCTCTTTGGTGAGGAAACCGAGGAGGAAAAGAAGGCTGCGGAAGAACGTGCTGCTGCGGTTAAGGCATCTGGAAAGAAGAAAGAAT CTGGTAAGTCTTCGGTCTTATTGGATGTGAAGCCTTGGGACGATGAAACCGACATGCAAAAGCTCGAGGAAGCTGTGAGAAGTGTTCAAATGGAGGGCTTGCATTGGGGTGCAT CCAAGTTGGTACCGGTTGGATATGGTATTAAGAAGCTGCAGATCATGATGACCATTGATGATGACCTGGTGTCTGTTGATTCACTCATTGAAGATAAACTTATGGCAGAACCAATTAATGAATATGTTCAGAGTTGTGATATTGTGGCCTTCAATAAGATCT AA
- the LOC139839899 gene encoding SWI/SNF complex component SNF12 homolog, with product MAGGSNNMNNSIKNIGSVSGPTGFGNSGATIPPTQSMGPPLNNSNNQLSEPQAQALAHAQYVQAQAQAQARAAHARFQAQLQAQAQATQAQSVTQKQSLLGGVNNNSNSNVGASSPSLSTPMNAKRSGQKPSSRVPSSSGGAAGSPLKTMELTPAARRRKRGPPENQIPEKVAAILSESALYTQLLEFEGRVDAALARKKVDIQDSVKNPPRLPKMLRIYVFNTFVNQTQTGSLKENAELPSWSLKILGRLLENGSDQQKSGSMNPKFSSFFKKTTIYLDQNQYPDNHVILWESSRSLALNEGFEVKRKGDTEFTAIIRLEMNYTPEKFKLSPALSEILGLEVETRPRIIAAIWQYVKNKNLQISTDTSFFTCDPPLRKLFGEEKVKFSMVSQKISHHLSPPQPIHLEHKIKLSGDNPSGNTCYDVLVDVPFSLDKDMSNFLENMEKQREVDACDVAICSAIKKIHEHRRRRAFFLGFSQSPSEFVDAFIASQSKDLKTAAGDATRDAEKERRSEFYNQPWVEDAVIRYLNRKPAAGSEAPPGSI from the exons ATGGCAGGCGGTAGTAATAATATGAATAATTCTATAAAAAATATTGGCAGTGTAAGTGGACCAACTGGTTTTGGTAATTCAGGTGCAACAATACCACCTACTCAATCTATGGGACCACCATTGAACAACTCGAACAACCAGTTGTCTGAGCCGCAGGCTCAGGCATTAGCTCACGCTCAGTATGTTCAAGCTCAGGCTCAAGCACAGGCTCGAGCTGCTCATGCCCGGTTTCAGGCTCAGTTACAAGCTCAAGCTCAAGCAACACAAGCACAATCGGTTACTCAGAAGCAAAGTTTATTAGGAggggttaataataatagtaatagtaacgtTGGAGCTTCATCACCATCACTTAGTACTCCTATGAATGCGAAAAGATCGGGTCAAAAACCGTCTTCTCGGGTTCCGAGTTCTTCGGGTGGTGCTGCTGGTTCGCCTTTAAAAACCATGGAGCTTACACCTGCGGCCCGTAGACGAAAACGGGGCCCACCCGAGAACCAAATTCCTGAAAAAGTAGCCGCCATTTTGTCAGAATCAGCTCTTTATACTCAATTGCTGGAATTTGAGGGTCGTGTAGATGCGGCTTTAGCGAGAAAAAAAGTTGATATTCAAGATTCTGTTAAGAATCCTCCTCGGTTGCCAAAAATGCTCAGGATTTACGTTTTCAACACGTTCGTAAACCAAACCCAAACCGGATCTCTAAAGGAAAATGCTGAGTTACCTTCTTGGTCTCTCAAGATTCTTGGTAGGCTATTAGAAAATGGGTCGGATCAACAAAAATCGGGCTCTATGAACCCAAAGTTTTCATCTTTTTTCAAGAAAACCACTATTTACTTGGACCAAAATCAGTACCCAGATAACCATGTGATCTTGTGGGAAAGTTCTAGATCTTTGGCACTTAACGAGGGTTTTGAAGTGAAGAGAAAAGGGGATACAGAGTTTACTGCTATAATCCGATTAGAAATGAATTACACACCTGAAAAATTCAAACTTTCACCCGCTTTAAGTGAAATTCTTGGACTAGAGGTCGAGACCCGCCCAAGAATTATCGCTGCAATATGGCAATATgtgaaaaataaaaacttacaaaTCTCGACCGATACTTCATTCTTCACATGTGATCCTCCTCTTAGGAAACTATTCGGTGAAGAAAAGGTGAAATTTTCAATGGTTTCTCAAAAGATTTCACATCATTTGAGCCCACCTCAGCCTATACATTTGGAGCATAAGATCAAGCTTTCGGGAGATAATCCATCCGGAAATACATGTTACGATGTTCTTGTTGATGTTCCTTTTTCATTAGATAAAGACATGTCTAATTTTTTGGAAAATATGGAGAAACAAAGGGAGGTTGATGCTTGTGATGTAGCGATTTGCTCTGCAATTAAAAAGATCCATGAACATAGAAGAAGACGAGCTTTCTTTTTAGGGTTTAGTCAGTCACCGAGTGAATTTGTTGATGCGTTTATTGCATCACAGAGTAAGGATTTGAAAACGGCTGCTGGTGATGCTACTCGTGATGCTGAGAAAGAGCGAAGGTCCGAGTTCTATAATCAACCATG GGTCGAAGATGCTGTTATTCGTTACTTGAACAGAAAACCGGCTGCAGGAAGTGAAGCACCACCTGGAAGCATATAG